In 'Nostoc azollae' 0708, the following are encoded in one genomic region:
- the def gene encoding peptide deformylase: MPSDIAVEKKKLKNPPLRLHYLGDRVLRQPAKRVTKIDDELRQLVREMLQTMYSEDGIGLAAPQVGINKQLIVIDCEPDKPEAPALVLINPVIKQVSSELCVAEEGCLSIPKVYLDVKRPQVVEIAYKDEYGRPKTLKAGDLLGRCILHEMDHLNGVLFVDRVENSLSLAQELSKNGFSYQAVKPVA, from the coding sequence ATGCCCTCTGATATTGCTGTAGAAAAGAAAAAATTAAAAAATCCACCTTTGAGGCTTCATTATTTGGGCGATCGCGTCCTGCGTCAACCCGCAAAGCGCGTTACCAAAATAGATGATGAACTTCGCCAATTGGTGCGGGAAATGCTGCAAACTATGTACAGTGAGGATGGCATCGGTTTGGCTGCACCCCAAGTTGGAATTAATAAACAACTTATTGTCATCGACTGCGAACCAGACAAACCAGAAGCACCTGCACTGGTATTAATCAACCCCGTCATTAAACAGGTTAGCAGTGAGCTTTGTGTTGCTGAAGAAGGTTGTTTAAGCATCCCTAAAGTCTATTTGGATGTCAAACGACCCCAAGTAGTAGAAATCGCCTATAAAGATGAATATGGTCGTCCTAAGACATTAAAAGCTGGCGACTTACTCGGAAGATGTATTTTACATGAAATGGATCACCTCAACGGTGTGCTATTTGTAGACCGTGTAGAAAATTCCTTAAGTTTGGCACAGGAGCTATCTAAAAATGGCTTCTCGTATCAAGCAGTGAAACCAGTAGCATAG
- a CDS encoding cell division protein FtsX: MLKFLTKLDYLLKETFLGLLRGGWMNWAAVSTVTVLLFLVGLSLQTSWQVEGLLKQFGSQLQLSVYLESGIQAVNIEPLVANMPEVASVEVITKEQAWTKLVKELGLTDIEGANQQLGGNPLVDEMKVKALNPQVVPNLATRLAKLEGVDVVQYIDEAVKRIAQLHRGLSWVTLTITIILTSTAIAVTTTTIRLIVMARRREIEMMQLVGATSAWIYLPFILQGISFGLVGAAISWSFTSLTQQFLNRLLANQPDFLQFISKGLQLTAYQTLLLPLILLGFGAVVGLMGSLFAVRKFAR; this comes from the coding sequence ATGTTGAAATTTCTGACTAAATTAGACTACTTGCTGAAAGAAACTTTCCTGGGGTTGTTGCGGGGAGGGTGGATGAATTGGGCTGCTGTCAGTACGGTGACGGTGTTATTATTTTTGGTTGGATTAAGTCTGCAAACTTCTTGGCAAGTAGAAGGACTCCTCAAGCAGTTCGGTAGTCAGTTGCAATTATCTGTTTATCTGGAATCGGGTATTCAAGCTGTCAATATTGAACCATTGGTAGCAAATATGCCGGAAGTAGCTTCTGTTGAAGTAATTACTAAAGAACAAGCTTGGACAAAGTTGGTTAAAGAACTGGGTTTGACTGATATTGAAGGTGCTAACCAACAACTAGGGGGTAATCCTCTGGTGGATGAGATGAAGGTAAAAGCCTTGAATCCGCAAGTTGTGCCTAATTTAGCGACGCGGTTAGCTAAATTGGAAGGTGTGGATGTGGTGCAGTATATAGATGAAGCGGTAAAACGTATTGCTCAGTTGCATAGGGGTTTAAGTTGGGTTACTTTAACCATTACCATTATTTTGACTTCAACTGCGATCGCAGTGACAACGACAACTATTCGCTTGATTGTCATGGCACGTCGTCGGGAAATTGAAATGATGCAACTGGTGGGAGCAACTTCTGCTTGGATTTACCTACCATTTATTTTACAAGGAATTTCCTTTGGTTTGGTTGGTGCTGCGATCTCTTGGAGTTTCACTTCTCTAACTCAACAATTCCTTAACCGCTTACTAGCTAACCAACCCGATTTTCTCCAATTTATTAGCAAGGGTTTACAACTCACTGCCTACCAAACTTTATTGCTGCCTCTAATTCTCTTAGGATTTGGTGCAGTAGTAGGATTAATGGGTAGCTTATTCGCTGTTCGTAAATTCGCTAGGTAA
- a CDS encoding PD-(D/E)XK nuclease family protein, translated as MLPTYTHLLRLSQGHLNLLTACPRKFQHTYLEQLTTPTDPQQEEYQTLGSRFHLLMQQQEMGLPINSFLQTDAQLQKWVTSFAKVAPEILAPNTDEETFRESEHYRTLQIQDYLLTVIYDLLITDNQKAQVLDWKTYPQPPNKGILAKSWQTRLYMYVLVETSNYLPGNISMIYWFVQAKGKTKSIRFNYNIQEHQKTEQDLNYILVSLNKWLEGYQKNQPFPQIPAVKKYCESCQYAFRCYSQSSNSVEINSNLLPNIDNIPEISFS; from the coding sequence GTGTTACCAACATATACCCATCTACTCCGACTTTCTCAAGGACATTTAAACTTACTTACAGCTTGTCCACGTAAATTCCAGCACACCTACTTAGAACAACTCACCACACCCACAGATCCCCAACAGGAAGAATATCAGACTTTAGGTAGTCGATTTCACTTGCTCATGCAGCAGCAAGAAATGGGTTTACCAATTAATAGTTTTCTCCAAACAGATGCTCAACTGCAAAAATGGGTGACATCTTTTGCTAAAGTTGCACCAGAAATATTAGCACCTAACACTGATGAAGAAACTTTCCGTGAAAGTGAACACTATCGCACTTTGCAAATTCAAGATTACTTACTCACAGTTATCTATGATTTGTTAATTACAGATAACCAGAAAGCACAAGTTCTGGATTGGAAAACCTATCCCCAACCCCCAAATAAAGGCATTTTAGCAAAAAGTTGGCAAACACGGCTTTATATGTATGTTCTAGTAGAAACTAGCAATTATTTACCAGGAAACATATCTATGATTTACTGGTTTGTCCAAGCTAAGGGCAAAACTAAAAGCATTCGATTTAATTACAATATCCAAGAACACCAAAAAACAGAACAGGACCTAAATTACATACTTGTTAGTTTAAATAAATGGTTAGAAGGATATCAAAAAAATCAACCCTTCCCCCAAATACCAGCAGTTAAAAAATATTGTGAATCTTGTCAATATGCTTTTCGTTGTTACTCTCAATCAAGTAATTCAGTAGAAATAAATTCAAATTTATTACCCAATATTGATAATATCCCAGAAATTTCATTTTCATAA
- the rseP gene encoding RIP metalloprotease RseP has product MSVLAAITVLATLILVHELGHFIAARSQGIYANRFSLGFGPILLKYQGSQTEYTIRAFPLGGFVGFPDDDPESNIPPNDPNLLRNRPILDRVIVISAGVIANLIFAYLVLVLQLGIVGIPQEFKYQQGVIVKPVNEQSIAYQAGIREGDIILSVNDHELVAGNSSTLLLTKEIQTHPNQQIDLKIQRQNQAIPLKLTPKQGADGKGLVGIELGPNGGAVYRHTHNPVEIFTVAAKRFQQLVVGTIKGFGQLVTNFQATASQVSGPVNIVKIGAKLAADNSANLLSFAAIISINLAIINILPLPALDGGQLAFLLIEGLLGKPLPAKIQEGVMQTGLVLLLGLGIFLIVKETTQLEWVQNLLQ; this is encoded by the coding sequence GCTTTTCCTTGGGTTTTGGTCCAATCCTGTTGAAGTACCAAGGATCACAAACAGAATATACCATCCGTGCTTTCCCTTTGGGTGGCTTTGTTGGCTTTCCCGATGACGATCCAGAGAGCAACATTCCCCCCAACGACCCCAATCTGCTGCGGAATCGTCCTATTTTAGATCGAGTGATCGTCATTAGCGCCGGAGTGATAGCTAACTTAATATTTGCCTATTTGGTGTTAGTTCTACAATTAGGTATCGTTGGTATTCCGCAAGAATTTAAATATCAACAAGGTGTAATTGTCAAACCTGTTAACGAACAATCTATCGCTTACCAAGCAGGTATTCGAGAAGGTGATATTATCCTGAGTGTCAATGATCACGAACTCGTTGCTGGAAACAGTTCTACTTTGTTACTGACTAAAGAAATTCAAACTCATCCCAATCAGCAAATTGACCTGAAAATTCAACGCCAAAACCAAGCAATACCCTTGAAATTAACTCCTAAACAGGGTGCTGATGGTAAAGGTTTGGTCGGGATTGAACTGGGACCTAATGGTGGAGCAGTTTATCGTCATACCCACAATCCTGTGGAAATTTTCACCGTTGCCGCTAAGAGATTTCAACAATTAGTTGTTGGAACGATCAAAGGATTTGGACAGCTAGTAACTAACTTTCAAGCAACAGCTAGTCAGGTTTCTGGACCAGTTAATATTGTCAAAATAGGGGCTAAACTAGCTGCTGATAATAGTGCTAATTTGTTGTCCTTTGCGGCAATTATCAGTATTAACTTGGCGATTATAAATATTTTACCTCTTCCTGCTTTGGATGGTGGACAACTGGCTTTTCTCCTCATTGAAGGTTTACTTGGTAAGCCCTTACCAGCAAAAATTCAAGAAGGTGTAATGCAAACTGGTTTAGTGCTACTCTTAGGATTAGGTATTTTCTTGATTGTCAAAGAAACTACTCAATTAGAATGGGTACAAAATCTGTTGCAGTAA
- the aat gene encoding leucyl/phenylalanyl-tRNA--protein transferase, producing MQYDVAAIIRGYAQGYFLMADESARLGWYGSKEHTLIPLDDRFRYPKSLQRVLNQEKFTVAINRDFFGVVAGCANRETTWISPELKKIYWLLYQTGYAYSFETWQGNKLAGGILGIVIGGAFIGESMFYNIPEGSKVAMVKLVERLRQKKFILFDAQMMNPHLARFGAYPVSNQEYEKLLQQALQHPYSLEE from the coding sequence ATGCAATATGATGTCGCCGCTATTATTCGAGGTTATGCACAAGGTTATTTTCTCATGGCTGATGAGAGCGCTCGCCTGGGATGGTATGGAAGTAAAGAACATACTTTAATTCCCTTAGATGATAGATTTCGCTACCCCAAGTCCCTCCAGCGTGTCCTCAACCAAGAAAAATTTACAGTAGCAATTAACCGTGATTTCTTCGGTGTGGTTGCTGGGTGTGCTAACCGTGAAACAACTTGGATTTCCCCGGAATTAAAAAAGATTTACTGGTTACTTTACCAGACTGGTTATGCTTATAGTTTTGAAACTTGGCAAGGTAATAAACTTGCAGGGGGAATTTTAGGAATTGTCATTGGTGGTGCTTTTATTGGTGAATCAATGTTTTACAACATTCCTGAAGGTTCTAAGGTGGCGATGGTAAAACTAGTAGAAAGGCTGCGTCAAAAAAAATTTATACTGTTTGATGCACAAATGATGAATCCCCATCTAGCTAGATTTGGTGCTTATCCCGTCAGTAATCAAGAATATGAAAAATTACTCCAACAGGCTTTACAGCATCCCTATTCTCTAGAAGAATAA
- a CDS encoding alpha/beta hydrolase has translation MFTEKSRKNLKIVAGVLSTIAVTNFLGANTSAQAAEKLVVRYGALEESASLPDLKKAAETGELPASLGTYTKRLTEQQRNFLVRGLKIRVPVNVVTLNRLLNTQLGNTILNDISKALVREDKAGVQALRGGLILGANSSQGLSVLSFIAAYPSQNLEINVPQALTVARSLNMAFWRTQQFMLAMTPRIDPSKIKLAYSLDPTQPGSSQVQILNVNLNDEKRQRKIPLDIYWSNSANTEKPVIVLSHGFGLVRTDLRYLAEHLASHGYVVAAPEHPGSNLKANKGINSLNPQEFLARPQDISFVIDELEKLNKITDNPLQGKLATNNVMVVGFSFGGTTALALAGGEFQIANLKQSCEQKAAKLTLVEGFLCVAKKLPENSYQFRDERIKQIVALNPATSLLFGDTGLTKVKVPTLVLTGSADDITPAFSEQIISFAKIPSPKWLVAAVGGTHLSVVDPSVTSDSQEKTNPSISSREVVGKQAADVRKYVKAVTLAMAAQSTAEASKYAVFLTPDYAQIASTPVFPFRLLTEVPPTALGLIPGLMKN, from the coding sequence ATGTTTACAGAAAAAAGCCGGAAGAATCTGAAGATAGTTGCAGGTGTACTGAGTACCATTGCAGTTACAAATTTTTTGGGAGCAAATACTTCCGCACAAGCGGCAGAGAAACTGGTTGTGCGCTATGGTGCTTTAGAAGAATCAGCTTCCCTTCCAGATTTAAAAAAAGCTGCGGAGACTGGAGAATTACCCGCTAGTTTAGGAACTTACACCAAAAGATTAACTGAACAACAACGCAACTTCCTGGTGCGCGGTTTAAAAATCAGAGTACCAGTGAATGTTGTCACCCTCAATCGCTTACTCAATACTCAACTTGGTAACACCATTCTCAATGACATCTCCAAAGCTTTAGTCCGCGAAGATAAAGCCGGAGTTCAAGCACTCAGAGGAGGTTTAATTTTAGGTGCTAATTCATCCCAAGGTCTATCTGTACTCAGTTTTATTGCTGCTTACCCCAGCCAAAACCTAGAAATTAACGTACCACAAGCTTTAACAGTGGCGAGAAGTTTAAATATGGCTTTTTGGCGGACTCAGCAGTTTATGCTGGCTATGACTCCCCGAATAGACCCTAGCAAAATAAAACTTGCTTATTCCCTAGACCCTACACAACCGGGAAGCAGCCAGGTACAAATATTAAACGTAAATTTAAATGATGAAAAGCGCCAACGTAAAATCCCCCTCGACATTTACTGGTCAAATTCTGCCAATACCGAAAAACCAGTAATTGTCCTTTCTCATGGTTTTGGCTTAGTTCGCACAGATTTACGCTATTTAGCAGAACATCTCGCATCTCATGGTTATGTAGTCGCAGCCCCAGAACATCCTGGTAGTAATCTGAAAGCTAACAAAGGTATAAATTCCTTAAATCCCCAGGAATTTTTAGCCCGTCCCCAAGATATTAGTTTTGTTATTGATGAATTAGAAAAACTTAACAAAATCACTGATAATCCATTACAAGGAAAATTGGCCACTAATAATGTCATGGTTGTTGGTTTTTCTTTTGGTGGTACTACAGCTTTAGCATTAGCCGGTGGTGAGTTCCAAATTGCCAATCTTAAACAAAGCTGTGAGCAAAAAGCAGCTAAATTAACTTTGGTAGAGGGTTTTTTATGTGTAGCTAAAAAATTACCAGAGAATAGCTACCAATTCCGAGATGAGAGAATAAAACAAATAGTAGCCTTAAATCCTGCAACTTCTTTATTATTTGGCGACACCGGTTTAACAAAGGTAAAAGTACCGACTCTAGTTTTGACTGGTTCAGCTGATGACATCACTCCAGCTTTCAGCGAACAAATTATCAGTTTTGCAAAAATTCCCTCTCCTAAATGGTTGGTAGCTGCGGTTGGTGGTACTCATCTCAGTGTGGTAGATCCTAGCGTTACTTCTGATTCACAAGAAAAAACAAACCCATCCATTTCCAGTCGGGAAGTAGTGGGTAAGCAAGCGGCTGATGTTCGCAAATATGTCAAGGCTGTTACTTTAGCAATGGCAGCACAGTCAACTGCAGAAGCGAGTAAATATGCTGTTTTTCTGACCCCTGATTATGCTCAAATAGCTTCAACTCCTGTTTTCCCATTTCGTCTACTTACCGAAGTTCCACCCACTGCATTGGGTTTGATCCCAGGGTTGATGAAAAATTGA
- the nth gene encoding endonuclease III, with product MTRKLLTKKQRALEILSRLHHLYPDATCSLNYSTPVQLLVATILSAQCTDERVNKVTPALFRRFPDAEGLANADILELEELVRSTGFYRNKAKNIKAACRMIVTDFNSVVPNEMPELLKVPGVARKTANVVLAHAYGINAGVTVDTHVKRLSQRLGLTKNTEPIGIEKDLMKLLPQADWENWSIRLIYHGRAVCKARSPGCDVCKLADLCNMKLFHAEIQRGKE from the coding sequence TTGACTCGTAAATTATTAACTAAAAAACAACGGGCTTTAGAAATCCTTTCCCGTCTCCACCATCTTTATCCTGATGCAACTTGTTCTTTAAATTATTCAACTCCTGTACAATTATTAGTGGCGACAATTCTTTCTGCTCAATGTACAGATGAGCGTGTAAATAAGGTGACACCAGCTTTATTTAGGCGTTTTCCTGATGCGGAAGGTTTAGCAAATGCGGATATATTAGAATTAGAAGAATTAGTTCGTTCTACAGGTTTTTATCGCAATAAAGCTAAGAACATTAAAGCCGCTTGTCGGATGATTGTGACTGATTTTAATTCCGTTGTTCCTAATGAAATGCCAGAATTATTAAAAGTTCCAGGAGTTGCTAGAAAAACTGCAAATGTGGTTTTAGCTCATGCTTATGGTATTAATGCAGGTGTGACTGTAGATACTCACGTTAAGCGATTGAGTCAGCGTTTGGGGTTAACGAAAAATACAGAACCGATTGGTATTGAAAAAGATTTAATGAAATTGTTACCCCAAGCAGATTGGGAAAATTGGTCTATTCGTTTAATTTATCATGGTCGGGCTGTATGTAAAGCCCGTTCTCCAGGTTGTGATGTTTGTAAATTGGCTGATTTGTGTAATATGAAGTTGTTTCACGCAGAGATACAAAGAGGCAAAGAGTAA
- the rpsN gene encoding 30S ribosomal protein S14, with protein MAKKSMIEREKKRAKLVEKYAAKREALLEDFRQAESPLDKLEIHRKIQQLPRNSAPTRKQNRCWLTGRPRGVYRDFGLSRNVLREWAHQGLLPGVVKSSW; from the coding sequence ATGGCAAAGAAGAGCATGATTGAGCGCGAGAAGAAACGCGCTAAGTTGGTGGAAAAGTATGCTGCAAAGCGGGAAGCCCTGTTAGAAGATTTCAGACAAGCAGAATCTCCCCTGGATAAGCTGGAAATCCACCGCAAAATTCAACAACTACCCCGCAACAGTGCGCCTACTCGTAAGCAAAACCGTTGCTGGTTAACTGGTCGTCCTAGAGGAGTATACCGTGACTTTGGACTATCTCGGAACGTTCTCCGGGAATGGGCGCACCAAGGTTTATTACCTGGCGTTGTTAAGTCTAGCTGGTAA
- the recJ gene encoding single-stranded-DNA-specific exonuclease RecJ, translated as MQWILAETEQPPKSFIEAVKQYTPLSSGIFAAQLLWQRGIKDTEELATFVNFQAYQPASLFELETEMNLATQRLKNAGEANEKVAIWGDFDADGITSTAVLWDGLGQFFIQHQQLIYYIPNRLTESHGLNLAGIDNLAKQGCRLIVTCDTGSTNIDEIIYAQQLGIDVIVTDHHTLPSERPPVVAIINPRYLPKEHPLFHLSGVAVAYKLVEALYKTLPDVPENPLTDLLDLVAVGLIADLVQLSGDCRYLAQLGIQQLQGDYKKPVAERRRPGVGKLLELCQKSGDRPTDISFGLGPRINAVSRIHGDARFCVELLTSQDIKRCHQLAEETELANTRRKSLQKDVQNQVLQKVSQLDLSTTSVIVLEDPQWAVGVLGLVAGQVAQETGRPTILLSTESGESEPIFARGSARSINSVDLYQLVKEQAHLLHRFGGHPFAAGLSLLVENIPLFTDAINQKLRQSLRGIDLTPTVQADVVVTVADLGKNLFLELKILEPCGMGNPIPKLLIKNCWFENSWHRNQQDLHGKKIQYIKTEFDIRDDSSKNSFPGIWWGHYKEELPMGRCDCIAEIDYNSFKKGYEIRLIAVRSSVESEVKNQNSALILDWRNQQLSEVNKKNEILLIESCPKSWDDLRAWLRRSIYNQQQLALAWSKPQKPKPKEIWLMLVGIAKYLQRTNEQVTRVQLLNKLGISDLSLYLGFKALKYLGFIVHSQDHYLQMTWNSVMSNETKADNAINRFLVAVQEETFQQEYFTTVPISIIQALACNQ; from the coding sequence ATGCAGTGGATTTTAGCAGAAACAGAACAACCGCCTAAGTCGTTTATCGAAGCGGTGAAACAGTACACACCTCTATCAAGTGGAATTTTTGCTGCTCAATTACTTTGGCAACGGGGAATCAAAGATACAGAAGAACTAGCAACATTTGTTAATTTTCAAGCTTATCAACCAGCAAGCCTGTTTGAACTTGAGACAGAGATGAATTTAGCAACGCAACGCTTAAAAAACGCTGGTGAAGCTAATGAGAAAGTTGCTATTTGGGGAGATTTTGACGCTGATGGGATTACCTCTACTGCTGTTTTATGGGACGGTTTAGGACAATTTTTTATTCAACATCAACAGTTAATTTATTACATACCTAATCGTTTAACTGAATCTCACGGACTTAATTTAGCAGGAATTGACAACTTAGCTAAACAAGGTTGTAGATTAATTGTTACTTGTGACACAGGAAGCACAAATATAGATGAGATTATTTATGCACAACAATTAGGAATAGATGTCATCGTTACAGACCATCATACCTTACCGTCCGAACGTCCACCAGTTGTTGCAATTATCAACCCGCGTTATTTACCAAAAGAACATCCATTATTTCATCTTTCTGGAGTAGCGGTAGCTTATAAATTAGTGGAAGCACTATATAAAACTTTGCCAGATGTACCGGAAAATCCCTTAACTGATTTATTAGATTTAGTAGCGGTAGGTTTAATTGCCGATTTGGTACAATTGAGTGGTGATTGTCGCTATTTGGCACAGTTGGGGATTCAACAACTCCAAGGAGATTATAAAAAACCAGTTGCAGAACGCAGACGCCCAGGAGTAGGGAAATTATTAGAATTATGCCAAAAAAGTGGTGATCGCCCCACAGATATTTCTTTTGGTTTGGGACCACGTATTAATGCCGTTAGTCGTATACATGGTGACGCTAGATTTTGCGTAGAATTATTAACAAGTCAAGATATTAAACGTTGTCATCAACTCGCAGAAGAAACAGAATTAGCTAACACTCGTCGCAAGTCATTACAAAAAGATGTCCAAAATCAAGTCTTACAAAAAGTCTCTCAATTAGATTTATCAACTACCAGCGTCATCGTTCTAGAAGATCCACAATGGGCTGTAGGTGTGTTAGGTTTAGTCGCTGGACAGGTAGCACAAGAAACAGGCCGTCCGACGATTTTATTAAGTACAGAAAGTGGAGAATCTGAACCAATTTTTGCACGAGGTTCTGCGCGTTCTATTAATTCTGTTGATTTATATCAGTTAGTTAAAGAACAAGCACATTTATTACATCGTTTTGGTGGACATCCTTTTGCAGCAGGTTTGAGTTTGTTGGTTGAAAATATTCCTTTGTTTACAGATGCAATTAATCAAAAATTACGGCAATCTTTACGAGGAATTGACCTTACACCCACAGTACAAGCAGATGTGGTGGTGACAGTTGCAGATTTGGGTAAAAACTTATTTTTAGAACTCAAAATTTTAGAACCTTGTGGAATGGGAAACCCAATTCCCAAACTATTAATTAAAAATTGTTGGTTTGAAAATTCTTGGCATCGTAATCAACAGGACTTACATGGCAAAAAAATCCAGTACATAAAAACTGAGTTTGATATTCGGGATGATTCTAGTAAAAACTCTTTTCCTGGGATTTGGTGGGGACATTATAAAGAAGAATTGCCTATGGGTAGATGTGATTGTATCGCAGAAATAGACTATAACAGCTTTAAAAAAGGCTATGAAATTAGATTAATTGCTGTGCGTTCCTCTGTAGAATCAGAAGTCAAAAATCAGAATTCAGCATTGATTTTAGATTGGCGAAATCAGCAATTATCAGAAGTAAATAAGAAAAACGAAATATTGCTTATTGAATCTTGTCCTAAGAGTTGGGATGATTTAAGGGCATGGTTAAGAAGGTCGATTTATAATCAACAACAACTAGCCTTAGCTTGGTCAAAACCCCAAAAACCAAAGCCCAAAGAAATTTGGCTGATGCTGGTGGGAATTGCTAAATACTTGCAGCGTACAAATGAACAAGTTACGCGCGTGCAGCTTTTAAATAAATTGGGTATCAGCGACTTGAGTTTATATTTAGGATTTAAGGCTTTAAAATATCTAGGTTTTATAGTTCACAGTCAAGACCATTATTTACAAATGACTTGGAATTCTGTGATGAGTAACGAAACTAAGGCTGATAATGCGATTAATCGATTTTTAGTCGCAGTACAAGAAGAAACATTTCAACAAGAATATTTTACCACAGTTCCCATATCTATTATTCAAGCGCTCGCTTGTAATCAGTAA
- a CDS encoding peptidase M28, translating into MKKWLWLILLMLVTTIALMGSTSFFPHPETLPIVETTPKQQPQPQPQNKNTNTLLVSADRLLAHIRKLNFQRYTPKERSHRARYITNELQKSGWKPQIEKLPTGVNIFAQKQGKDKGAGAILIAAHYDTVDLSPGADY; encoded by the coding sequence ATGAAAAAATGGCTTTGGCTAATATTGTTAATGTTGGTTACAACAATAGCCTTGATGGGGAGCACTAGTTTTTTCCCACATCCTGAAACTTTACCTATCGTTGAAACTACTCCTAAACAACAGCCTCAACCACAACCTCAAAATAAAAATACTAATACTCTATTAGTTTCTGCTGATAGACTTTTGGCACACATTCGAAAGTTGAATTTTCAACGATATACACCAAAAGAACGATCGCATAGAGCTAGGTATATCACAAATGAATTACAAAAATCCGGCTGGAAACCTCAAATCGAAAAATTACCCACTGGAGTAAATATTTTTGCCCAAAAACAGGGAAAAGACAAAGGCGCTGGTGCAATTCTCATTGCTGCCCATTATGATACTGTTGATTTATCTCCCGGTGCAGACTACTAG